GAAAAACAACATTTACAAAGCGAACTTTCGCAACAAGTAACTAAAAACGAGGAAACCGCATTAATTATAAACGAATTAAAAGAAAATGAGCGTGTCAAAAACGAACAAATCAACAACCTCGAAAGTGAAATCAAAAATTTAATACAGACAAAGGATAACCTGTTAGTTCAAATAGATGAACTCAAAAAAAATAGTGAAGATTTACAACAACAAATTATTGAAGCAAATTTAACCAAAGAAAAAGTGAACGAAGAATTGAAAAAGTTTGTTGAAGAGTTACAAACCATGCTGCCATTACCCAAACGATAAGATGCATTATTTTATTTTAAAAAGCATAAATATTTTTTTTATCATAACTATATAATTATTTTTACATTATTTTTGACAAAAAATTTGTATATGGAAAAGATAAAAGTTGCAATTAACGGGTTTGGAAGAATTGGACGTAATGTATTTAAAATTGCGTTAGAAAAACCAAATATTGAAATTATTGGTATCAACGATTTAACCGATACCAAAACTTTAGCTTATCTATTAAAATACGATTCTACACAAGGAAAGTATAACGAAACGGTATCTTACGACGATACACATATTATAGTAAACGGCAAAAAAATTAAAGTTACGGCAGAAAAAAGTCCAGCTCAAATACCATGGGTGACTAAACCCGATGTAGTAATTGAGTCAACCGGTAAGTTTGTGTCACGCGAGAGCGAAAAAGGTGGTTATGGCGACCATTTAAAAAATGGAGCGAAAAAGGTTTTACTTACTGTTCCTGCTAAAGACGAAATTGATCGAATGATTGTACTTGGTGTAAACGACCATGAATTGAAACCTACCGATTTGTGTGTTTCTAATGCTTCGTGTACCACCAATTGCCTTGCTCCTATTGTTAAAATATTAAACGACCATTGGGGCGTTGAAAATGGTTTTATGACCACCGTCCATGCTTATACCAACGACCAAATGATTTTGGATGCTCCTCATAAAGATCTACGTAGAGCTCGTGCCGCTGCTGTTTCGCAAGTGCCTACTACTACCGGTGCCGCAAAATCGGTTGGAAAGGTTATACCAGAATTAAAAGGTAAGTTAGACGGTATTTCTATTCGTGTTCCTACCCCAACAGGGTCTATTGTTGATTTTGTTGCAAACTTAAAAAAAGAAGCAACTAAAGAAGAAATAAATACAGCCATTAAAAAAGCATCAGAAACTACCATGAAAGGTATAATAGAATATTGTGAAGACCCTATCGTTTCTGTTGATATTATTCATAACTCTCATTCGAGTATTTTCGATGCATTAAGCACCATGGTCATTGGAAAAACTGTTAAAGTGCTTTCTTGGTACGATAACGAATGGGGTTATTCTAACCGTGTTGTTGACCTTATTGGTAAATTATTTTAAAAAAAATAAAAAAATATCAATAATAAAAGCTCGGCAATATTGTCGAGCTTATATTTTAATATAGGTACTTTCTTGAATTTGAATATAAATAATAAAAAAACTCAGTAATGAATGCGAACGATATTTTTAATATAAACAATTCACAAGCTTTTGAAAAAACTGCACTTAATGTTTTTAAATTGCAGTATGATTTATTACCCTTGTATCGTTCGTTTTGCGATAGTATTCAACGTACTCCACAGAATGTTAGCGAAATAAATCAAATTCCCTTTTTACCCATTCAATTTTTCAGAACTCACGAAATAAATATCAACCCATCATACGATATACTTTTTGAGAGTAGCGGTACAACACAACCCAATACCTCACGCCATTATGTTGCCGATAAACAGCTTTATAAAACAAGCTTTAAAAAAACGTTTGAATTGTTTTACGGACCTTCGGAAGATTTTGTTTGGTTGGCACTTATGCCATCTGTTTCCGAGCGTAAGCACTCATCGTTGGTATATATGACCGATTATTTTATCCGACATTCAAAACATTCTGAAAGTGGTTTTTATTTGAATAGACTCAACAAATTGTATCAAACCATTTTAACCTGTATTGAACAAAAAAAGAAAATCATTTTGTTGGGTTTGTCGTATGCTTTGCTTGATTTTGCCGAAAACTATTCGTTGCCGACATATGAAAATCTAATAGTGATGGAAACCGGTGGTA
The sequence above is a segment of the Bacteroidales bacterium genome. Coding sequences within it:
- the gap gene encoding type I glyceraldehyde-3-phosphate dehydrogenase, whose translation is MKVAINGFGRIGRNVFKIALEKPNIEIIGINDLTDTKTLAYLLKYDSTQGKYNETVSYDDTHIIVNGKKIKVTAEKSPAQIPWVTKPDVVIESTGKFVSRESEKGGYGDHLKNGAKKVLLTVPAKDEIDRMIVLGVNDHELKPTDLCVSNASCTTNCLAPIVKILNDHWGVENGFMTTVHAYTNDQMILDAPHKDLRRARAAAVSQVPTTTGAAKSVGKVIPELKGKLDGISIRVPTPTGSIVDFVANLKKEATKEEINTAIKKASETTMKGIIEYCEDPIVSVDIIHNSHSSIFDALSTMVIGKTVKVLSWYDNEWGYSNRVVDLIGKLF
- a CDS encoding acyl transferase: MNANDIFNINNSQAFEKTALNVFKLQYDLLPLYRSFCDSIQRTPQNVSEINQIPFLPIQFFRTHEININPSYDILFESSGTTQPNTSRHYVADKQLYKTSFKKTFELFYGPSEDFVWLALMPSVSERKHSSLVYMTDYFIRHSKHSESGFYLNRLNKLYQTILTCIEQKKKIILLGLSYALLDFAENYSLPTYENLIVMETGGMKGKRPEMVRQELHTFLIKALNVTNIHSEYGMTELLSQAYSKREGLFRTPPWMKVLIRDVYNPLNIGLVERNGGINIIDLANIYSCAFIETEDMGMVHTDGSFEVIGRMENTINRGCNMLI